The DNA segment CCTGGGAGAAGTCGGATGCCTCGACCGCGTCTTCCGCGTACCCGCTCGCCGCGCTGCCGAGAGCGCCGGAGCCGAGCCCGCCGCCTGAGCCGGCCGGAACCGCCGCCCCGATTCCGCCGCCGATGCCTGCGATGCCGGCCGGAACGCGAGGCGCAGCCGACGGCTCCGCCGCTCGCGGCTCCTCGAGCTCGGGGTTCACGACGACGTAGAAGGAGGTGACCGGGCTCGGCTGCTCGATCGCGCCCATCGCTTGAAGCAGCGGGACGCGCATGCGCTGGTTGAGCATGCTCGCCGTGAAGTCGTTCGGCACTTCGAGGTAGAACGTGCCGCCGCCGATGCCCTTCGGCTCGACGAGGTTCAGAAAGCCCTGGAGCATCGGGGTGATGGTCTCGTCGACCGAGAGTCGTTCGAGGACCGTCGCCCATGTCTCTGAGATGGGCTGTTCCGTCATCGTTCCCCGCATTCGTCTGGGTGCCTGTATGCGCCGTTCATCGATCCCCCATCGAGCGAACGGCCTGGGCGAAGAGTTTCACAACGTTATCCACCGCCTGTGTGCAGTTTCACCACGATCCGCGGATTTTCGCGGTCTAGGCTGGGGATAACTGGTCTCAAACCGTATCGAACTCCTCGCGTCCCCGACAAATGCCCCGAACGGGATCCGCTTTCCGGGCGTGTCGCTCCACAGGCGATGTGCAGGTCGTTGGGATACTGTCAGGTTCGTTCCGCGCCTCCTCATCGGCGGCCGGTTTGACCGCGCGACCGCAAGGCCGTAGTTTTAATCAGTTGACCGTAGCCCCTCGGGGCACCCTGTTTTCCCGTCGATCGCACCTGTGACGCGCCCGGCGAGGAGATTCGAACCGCCGGAGAAGAAAATGAGCAAGCGCACCTTCCAGCCCAACAACCGTCGTCGTGCCAAGAAGCACGGCTTCCGTCTCCGCATGCGTACGCGTGCCGGCCGCGCGATCCTCTCGGCTCGCCGCGCCAAGGGCCGTACCGAACTCTCCGCGTAGTCGGACCGGTGCTCGCCAAAGCGAATCGCATCACGAGCGCCGACGACTATCGAAGTGTCGTGCGCCGTGGAGCGAAGGTCGCCGGTGCCCACACCGTGAGCTATGTGCGCTCACGTGAGGCGGGTACCGACGCGCGCTTCGGCTTCATCGTGTCCAAGAAGGTCGGCACCGCGGTCACCCGCAATCTCGTCCGCCGCAGGCTCAAGGCCGTGTCGTTCGAGTCGGTTGCAAGCGGCGCATGCGGATTCGACCTC comes from the Agromyces protaetiae genome and includes:
- the rpmH gene encoding 50S ribosomal protein L34, which gives rise to MSKRTFQPNNRRRAKKHGFRLRMRTRAGRAILSARRAKGRTELSA